In a genomic window of Pedobacter sp. KBS0701:
- the leuB gene encoding 3-isopropylmalate dehydrogenase, translating to MKKNILVIPGDGIGPEVTTWGKTALEKIAEIFGHEFVFDEALMGHAAIEVTGEPLPDETLYKARKSDAILFGAIGHAKYDNDPSLKVRPEQGLLKIRKELGLFANLRPILLFDELLEASSIKPEILRGTDILFFRELTGDVYFGEKIRSEDRNTASDLMIYHRYEVERIAHKAYQAAQQRNKRLCSVDKANVLESSRLWRETVQEIAKQYPDVETEHMFIDNAAMQLIKNPKKFDVVLTANLFGDILTDEASQIAGSMGMLASASVGESTGFFEPIHGSAHDIAGKDLANPLASILSAALMLEIGFGLKEEAKLLVDTIDQVLKEGFRTHDIADQNTNRFKVLGTAEMGKLVIKFLSQKLITS from the coding sequence ATGAAGAAGAACATTTTAGTAATACCTGGAGACGGTATCGGACCCGAAGTAACCACTTGGGGAAAAACAGCATTAGAAAAAATTGCCGAAATTTTTGGCCACGAATTTGTATTTGACGAAGCTTTAATGGGCCATGCAGCTATTGAAGTTACTGGTGAGCCTTTACCAGATGAAACTTTATATAAAGCAAGAAAAAGTGATGCCATCCTTTTTGGAGCCATTGGTCACGCCAAATACGATAACGACCCAAGTTTAAAAGTTAGACCTGAACAAGGCCTCTTAAAAATCCGTAAAGAATTGGGTTTATTTGCCAATCTCCGCCCGATATTACTATTTGATGAACTTCTGGAAGCCTCAAGCATTAAACCGGAAATTTTAAGGGGAACCGATATTTTGTTCTTCCGCGAATTAACAGGAGATGTTTATTTCGGAGAAAAAATACGATCTGAAGATAGAAATACTGCTTCTGATTTGATGATTTACCACCGTTACGAAGTAGAACGCATTGCACATAAAGCTTACCAGGCTGCACAACAACGCAACAAAAGATTATGCTCGGTAGATAAAGCAAATGTTTTGGAAAGCTCACGCCTATGGCGCGAAACTGTTCAGGAAATTGCAAAACAATACCCTGATGTAGAAACTGAGCACATGTTTATTGATAATGCAGCGATGCAATTGATCAAAAACCCTAAAAAATTCGATGTGGTTTTAACGGCCAACTTATTTGGTGATATTTTAACCGACGAAGCTTCGCAGATTGCGGGTTCAATGGGAATGCTGGCTTCGGCATCTGTTGGCGAAAGCACAGGTTTCTTTGAGCCGATCCACGGTTCGGCACACGATATTGCCGGTAAAGATTTAGCCAATCCTTTGGCCTCTATCCTATCGGCTGCTTTAATGCTGGAAATTGGTTTCGGACTTAAGGAAGAAGCCAAGCTATTGGTTGATACCATCGATCAGGTACTAAAAGAAGGCTTCAGAACCCATGATATTGCCGATCAAAACACAAACCGTTTCAAAGTTTTAGGCACCGCCGAAATGGGCAAATTGGTAATTAAATTCTTATCACAAAAATTAATCACTTCCTAA